One Eublepharis macularius isolate TG4126 chromosome 6, MPM_Emac_v1.0, whole genome shotgun sequence DNA segment encodes these proteins:
- the LOC129332768 gene encoding G-protein coupled receptor 35-like has protein sequence MMNCRNNTELDRNIVTFELILYIPLFFLGVLFNTVALWVFYYRLSRWTESRFYMISLAMADYATVFTLPFIVVFHYQGRHEDVFCRVIESINFINIPISIYTITFIAVDRYIAIKHPLKAKVLRSPQKAAINCLFLWLCSLAWIITFLSLSPENKQNYCFYRQTERKNTYFLLVTVVFSLIPMVILTFCSTQIIRCLKEKQNASLQEKKLTRKAICIVAVNMGTFIICFLPFHSTLLVAFVIDAAGNGCWLYQALSKTIHVTSCIQNLNCCLDAVCYYFVAKEFQEAIPFKSKQSNSNASQDSQLPSKHGKIISGCMQPDC, from the coding sequence ATGATGAATTGCAGGAACAATACTGAGCTTGATCGAAATATCGTCACTTTTGAATTAATTCTCTACATCCCGTTGTTCTTTCTTGGAGTTCTATTTAATACAGTTGCATTGTGGGTGTTCTACTACAGACTGAGCAGATGGACAGAGAGCAGATTTTACATGATCAGCTTAGCTATGGCTGACTACGCTACAGTGTTTACCTTACCGTTTATTGTCGTTTTCCACTATCAGGGACGGCATGAAGATGTCTTTTGCAGAGTCATAGAGTCAATCAATTTTATCAACATACCAATAAGCATCTATACTATCACTTTCATAGCAGTAGACAGATACATTGCAATTAAGCATCCCCTGAAAGCCAAAGTTCTAAGGTCTCCACAGAAAGCAGCCATCAACTGTTTGTTTCTTTGGTTATGTTCCTTGGCTTGGATAATCACGTTTCTTTCTTTGTCACcagaaaataaacaaaattatTGTTTTTATAGACAAACTGAGAGAAAAAATACTTACTTTCTGCTTGTAACTGTTGTCTTTTCACTCATACCAATGGTAATACTGACATTTTGTTCTACACAAATCATCAGATGCCTCAAGGAGAAACAGAATGCTAGTTTACAGGAAAAAAAGTTAACTCGGAAAGCAATCTGTATTGTTGCAGTGAACATGGGCACATTCATTATATGTTTTCTGCCTTTCCATAGCACCTTACTGGTTGCATTTGTAATAGATGCAGCAGGAAATGGATGCTGGCTATATCAAGCTTTGAGCAAAACCATTCATGTGACTTCATGCATACAAAATCTGAACTGTTGCTTGGATGCTGTTTGCTATTACTTTGTTGCCAAGGAGTTTCAGGAAGCTATACCTTTTAAGTCAAAGCAATCTAACTCAAATGCATCTCAAGATTCACAGCTGCCTAGCAAACATGGCAAGATAATTTCAGGATGCATGCAGCCTGATTGTTGA
- the LOC129332669 gene encoding G-protein coupled receptor 35-like, translating into YVYIPVFVIGVILNILALSVFFCKLNKWTETRVYMVNLAIADFLVLFTLPFKMISKNTHVNTQCLILESAYFINRYMSIFLITITAVDRYITIWYPFKAKQVRSPQKSAVVCGILWALMVSIVSLNKSLEERDECGCCFHKASKKPSIHSLASIIWGFFIPLTILSFCSIQIVKKLTKNKNSNSHKEKFVQKSINIIFANMAVFVICFLPINLANIIRFIADYHEATCTTVKSINIFVQAAGMIANTNCCLDAICYYFVNKEFKEASMELAPNYFSSYKQGSENQDFEIM; encoded by the coding sequence TATGTTTACATCCCAGTTTTCGTTATTGGAGTCATCCTCAATATCTTGGCTTTGAGCGTATTCTTCTGCAAACTGAACAAATGGACTGAAACCAGAGTATATATGGTCAATTTAGCCATTGCAGACTTCTTGGTTCTCTTTACTTTGCCATTCAAGATGATTTCAAAGAATACCCATGTGAACACACAGTGTTTAATCTTGGAATCTGCATACTTTATTAACCGGTACATGAGTATATTCCTTATTACCATCACAGCAGTTGATCGATACATCACCATATGGTACCCCTTCAAAGCAAAGCAAGTGAGGTCCCCTCAAAAATCAGCTGTTGTCTGTGGGATTCTCTGGGCCTTAATGGTAAGTATTGTGTCATTAAATAAATCATTGGAAGAGCGAGATGAGTGTGGATGTTGCTTTCATAAGGCTTCCAAAAAGCCATCCATACACAGTCTTGCATCTATTATTTGGGGATTTTTTATACCCTTAACCATCCTGAGCTTCTGTTCTATCCAAATTGTAAAGAAACTCACAAAGAATAAAAATTCAAACTCACATAAAGAAAAGTTTGTCCAGAAATCAATCAACATCATCTTTGCAAATATGGCTGTGTTTGTCATATGTTTTTTACCTATTAACCTGGCAAACATCATTCGGTTCATAGCTGATTACCATGAGGCCACCTGCACTACAGTAAAAAGTATCAACATCTTTGTACAAGCTGCCGGAATGATTGCTAATACTAACTGCTGCTTGGATGCCATTTGCTATTACTTCGTCAACAAGGAGTTTAAAGAGGCTTCCATGGAACTAGCGCCCAATTATTTCTCATCTTATAAACAAGGATCTGAAAACCAAGACTTCGAAATTATGTAG